A single genomic interval of Adhaeribacter pallidiroseus harbors:
- a CDS encoding DUF6089 family protein, with product MKTKIGCASVVFLIFLLATTVNDAYSQSWAKQRRYRKTGINLHVYDAYGQRWLKKRRYSTIGINLNAINYFGEMAPDANIASLRVLSTRLNIGANYTYKFTPRLSARGNIMWGRLYGDDSKSAAENESDNVPRFQRNLNFRNDLVEFSAVAIYEIYENRFPYRRRPDFMPYVFAGLGVFHHNPKAYFNGEGMAAGWHALQPLGTEGQYVPDRESKNYPKPYRKIQLAIPVGIGAKYKLDANFDIGFEICWRKTFTDYLDDVSSNYADKGELAAANGNNAALLSDRSGDSGFTPVLTDPYGYKYINGFGLKGDQRGDVTDKDWYITTGVSLYYILPKQVKNPKIR from the coding sequence GTGAAAACAAAAATTGGTTGTGCCTCGGTTGTTTTTTTAATTTTTTTATTAGCCACAACGGTTAATGATGCTTATAGTCAAAGTTGGGCGAAGCAAAGGCGTTATAGAAAAACAGGCATTAATTTGCATGTTTACGATGCGTATGGCCAACGCTGGTTGAAAAAAAGACGGTATTCTACTATTGGAATTAACCTGAATGCCATTAATTATTTTGGCGAAATGGCACCCGATGCCAATATCGCTAGTTTGCGGGTGCTTTCTACCCGATTAAATATAGGTGCTAATTACACCTATAAATTTACTCCCCGCCTCTCGGCGCGCGGTAATATAATGTGGGGCCGTTTATACGGGGATGATTCAAAAAGCGCCGCGGAAAACGAATCAGATAATGTGCCCCGGTTTCAGCGCAACTTAAATTTCCGGAACGATCTGGTTGAATTTAGCGCGGTGGCCATATATGAAATATACGAAAACCGCTTTCCGTACCGTCGTCGGCCCGATTTCATGCCTTATGTTTTTGCCGGTTTAGGTGTTTTTCATCATAATCCCAAAGCTTATTTTAATGGGGAAGGCATGGCCGCCGGTTGGCATGCTTTACAGCCTTTGGGCACCGAAGGGCAATACGTTCCGGATCGGGAAAGTAAAAATTATCCCAAGCCGTATCGGAAGATTCAGTTAGCTATTCCGGTTGGTATTGGTGCTAAATACAAACTGGATGCTAATTTTGATATAGGATTTGAAATTTGCTGGCGCAAAACTTTTACGGATTACCTGGACGACGTAAGTAGTAATTACGCGGATAAAGGAGAACTGGCTGCCGCTAACGGTAACAATGCCGCTTTACTATCAGACCGGAGCGGCGATTCTGGTTTTACCCCGGTTTTAACCGATCCGTATGGCTACAAGTACATAAATGGTTTTGGTTTAAAAGGGGATCAGCGCGGCGATGTAACTGATAAAGATTGGTATATTACAACGGGCGTGTCTTTGTATTATATTTTACCGAAACAAGTTAAAAATCCCAAAATAAGGTAA
- a CDS encoding OmpH family outer membrane protein, with product MNKVKIFVATALLFVTAQLSTQAQTAAPKIGYTNVDYVLSLMPESKQIESDLKTYSTQLETSLQTKVKEFETKGAEYQKGASAMTDVIRKDKEKELMNMRSSIEEFQRNAEVSLQKKQQALLEPAYKKMQKAIDDVAKSNGYTYVFNSDAGAGTAAILLHAPEDGNISDLVLKQMGITPPAKGAPAPAVQAPAASNTSPGKAIAPATGKKNK from the coding sequence ATGAATAAAGTTAAAATTTTCGTTGCTACTGCATTATTATTTGTAACTGCGCAGTTATCCACTCAGGCGCAAACTGCTGCTCCTAAAATTGGCTATACAAACGTAGATTATGTATTAAGCTTAATGCCAGAGAGTAAACAAATCGAATCAGATTTAAAAACATATAGTACTCAGTTAGAAACTTCGTTACAAACTAAAGTTAAAGAGTTTGAAACAAAAGGAGCGGAATATCAAAAAGGGGCATCAGCCATGACGGACGTTATCCGGAAGGATAAAGAAAAAGAGCTTATGAATATGCGTTCTTCCATCGAAGAGTTTCAACGTAATGCCGAAGTTTCTTTGCAGAAAAAACAGCAAGCTTTATTAGAACCAGCTTATAAAAAAATGCAAAAAGCTATTGATGATGTAGCAAAAAGCAATGGTTATACTTACGTGTTTAACTCGGATGCGGGTGCGGGTACCGCTGCTATTTTATTACATGCTCCCGAAGATGGGAATATTTCTGATTTAGTTTTAAAGCAGATGGGTATTACACCGCCAGCCAAAGGTGCGCCGGCTCCTGCCGTACAAGCTCCGGCTGCCAGCAACACATCTCCTGGTAAAGCAATAGCTCCTGCTACGGGCAAAAAAAACAAGTAA
- a CDS encoding isoprenyl transferase yields the protein MNLQEKIDLNNLPKHVAVIMDGNGRWAKQKGGARIFGHQNAIAAVRDTVEGAAELGIEYLTLYAFSTENWNRPQYEVNALMELLVSTIRKETATLNKNNIRLQTIGDTESLPKTCRRELLEAMEITAHNSRMTLNVALSYSGRWDLTQAMRQISGLVAAGELQPADINEQLIAEHIATAGMPDPELLIRTSGEMRISNFLLWQLAYTEIYITNLLWPDFRKQHLHEAILSYQSRERRFGKTSEQLTNKSIT from the coding sequence ATGAATCTTCAAGAAAAAATAGATTTGAACAATTTGCCAAAACACGTTGCCGTTATTATGGACGGTAATGGGCGTTGGGCAAAACAAAAGGGAGGAGCCCGAATATTCGGGCATCAGAATGCGATTGCTGCCGTGCGGGATACGGTAGAAGGAGCTGCAGAGTTGGGCATTGAATATTTAACCCTGTACGCTTTTTCCACCGAAAATTGGAATCGTCCGCAATACGAAGTAAACGCATTAATGGAGTTACTGGTTTCTACTATCCGGAAAGAAACGGCTACTTTAAATAAAAATAATATTCGACTACAAACCATCGGCGACACCGAAAGCTTACCAAAAACCTGCCGGAGGGAGTTGCTGGAAGCTATGGAAATTACGGCGCATAATTCCCGCATGACCTTAAATGTTGCTTTAAGTTATAGCGGGCGTTGGGATTTAACGCAGGCTATGCGCCAGATTAGTGGTTTAGTAGCGGCCGGCGAATTGCAGCCTGCTGATATAAATGAACAACTAATTGCGGAGCATATTGCCACCGCCGGAATGCCTGATCCGGAATTACTTATCCGGACGAGCGGCGAAATGCGCATCAGTAATTTTTTGCTCTGGCAATTGGCTTATACCGAAATATACATTACCAACTTGCTCTGGCCGGATTTTCGGAAACAGCATTTACACGAAGCTATTTTATCTTACCAAAGCCGCGAACGCCGTTTTGGTAAAACCAGTGAACAATTAACGAATAAAAGTATTACTTAA
- a CDS encoding NAD kinase, which produces MKVAILGKPFTEALLPYIQKLFDELAARHTEITIVEYFKIYLQNHIHLPPGVDTFRRGDALLGVDFVLSIGGDGTLLDTITYVGAKQIPIVGINTGRLGFLATVPFDQTAPAIEALYQGQYTLDERSLIRAETDSEIFDGINFGLNEFSILKTDTSTMIVVHTYIDGEYLNSYWADGLIVATPTGSTGYSLSCGGPVVLPQTNNFVISPVCPHNLNVRPLIVSDKSVLSFEIEGRSNNFLVSLDSRSKPVDASIKIAVKRENFNARLVKITGANFLNTLRTKLNWGFDKRNDL; this is translated from the coding sequence ATGAAAGTAGCTATCCTGGGGAAGCCTTTTACCGAAGCGCTGTTGCCGTACATTCAAAAACTTTTTGATGAACTAGCCGCACGCCACACCGAAATAACCATTGTAGAATATTTTAAAATTTATCTGCAAAACCATATCCATTTGCCGCCAGGTGTTGATACTTTCCGGCGAGGCGATGCGCTACTGGGAGTAGACTTTGTGTTAAGCATTGGCGGCGATGGCACCTTACTCGATACCATTACGTACGTAGGGGCCAAACAAATCCCCATTGTGGGCATTAACACCGGCCGCTTAGGCTTTTTAGCCACGGTACCTTTCGACCAAACCGCACCCGCCATTGAGGCGCTTTACCAGGGCCAGTATACCCTGGATGAACGGTCTTTAATCCGGGCCGAAACCGATTCCGAAATATTCGACGGGATTAATTTTGGTTTAAACGAGTTTTCGATTTTAAAAACAGATACTTCCACCATGATTGTGGTGCATACTTACATTGATGGCGAATATCTGAATTCGTACTGGGCCGATGGCTTAATTGTAGCAACGCCCACGGGTTCTACGGGGTATTCTTTAAGTTGCGGAGGGCCAGTAGTTTTACCGCAAACCAACAATTTTGTTATTTCCCCCGTATGTCCGCATAATTTAAATGTTCGTCCGTTAATAGTTTCAGATAAGAGCGTTTTATCGTTTGAAATTGAAGGACGCAGTAATAATTTTTTAGTTTCCCTCGATTCCCGGTCTAAACCGGTAGATGCTTCCATTAAAATTGCCGTAAAACGGGAAAACTTTAATGCGCGATTGGTGAAAATTACGGGGGCTAATTTCTTAAATACGCTGCGGACCAAGTTAAATTGGGGCTTCGATAAGCGAAATGATTTATAA
- a CDS encoding POTRA domain-containing protein, which translates to MSAGSAPGISVDSAQNIFGCPTDSGQVQIRSIQFEGNKITQDKILRAELNLQEGNGVTLTDLKQRLAENQLRLYNLQLFHWVRYITLCENGQLHLIFTVQERWYIWPVPIFSLADRNINAWLQHHDWHRIDYGLHLDVKNFRGLNETLRANVQHGYNRKLEVFYRKPTVGRLKIGATLAASFYRSHALDYTTEDNRLLTLHQNNGFAVQRIYVSPGLLYRPDVQHQTALTFTYNWQQISGEAFILNSVYFLGQQKRQFAEVNLVHTRNFRNTFSYPLSGSYLQIGFSQRLYSHNSGGNASTSLRAKYSRYIPLSANWFYSFGLEGKSMLTQHPAFADNQVLGYGTVLVRGYQLYVVGGQQFGLAKQSISRNILSPREIELSFIKSPKFNRIPLSIYLNGFTDTGYAHDKYYSAENSFANRLLLSAGIGLHLVTYYDKVVTLEYTLTNTGQTGFFVNTGIPF; encoded by the coding sequence ATGTCTGCTGGGTCGGCACCGGGTATTTCGGTTGATTCTGCGCAAAACATATTCGGCTGCCCCACCGACTCGGGGCAAGTGCAGATCCGCAGCATTCAGTTCGAAGGTAATAAAATCACGCAGGATAAAATCCTGCGGGCAGAGCTTAACCTGCAAGAAGGCAACGGGGTAACCCTTACCGACTTAAAGCAACGCTTAGCCGAAAATCAGTTGCGGTTGTATAACTTACAACTTTTTCATTGGGTGCGCTACATCACGCTTTGCGAAAACGGGCAGTTACATCTTATTTTTACGGTGCAGGAACGCTGGTACATTTGGCCGGTTCCTATCTTTTCGTTGGCTGACCGCAATATTAACGCCTGGCTGCAGCACCACGATTGGCACCGGATTGATTACGGCCTGCACCTGGATGTTAAAAATTTTCGGGGTTTAAACGAAACGCTCCGGGCCAATGTGCAGCACGGCTATAATCGCAAATTGGAAGTGTTTTACCGAAAACCAACCGTTGGCCGTTTAAAAATTGGAGCTACTTTAGCCGCTTCGTTTTACCGCAGCCACGCCTTAGATTACACCACCGAAGATAACCGCTTGCTTACTCTGCACCAGAATAATGGTTTTGCCGTGCAGCGCATTTACGTATCGCCGGGCTTGCTTTACCGGCCCGATGTGCAACACCAAACTGCCCTTACCTTTACTTATAACTGGCAACAAATTTCCGGAGAAGCGTTTATTTTAAATTCAGTGTATTTTCTAGGTCAGCAGAAAAGGCAGTTTGCCGAAGTAAACCTGGTGCATACCCGCAATTTCCGGAATACTTTTTCGTATCCATTATCGGGGAGTTATTTGCAGATAGGTTTTTCTCAAAGATTGTACAGCCATAATAGCGGGGGTAATGCCAGCACTTCCCTTCGGGCCAAATACAGTAGGTATATTCCTTTATCCGCCAATTGGTTTTACAGTTTTGGTCTGGAAGGCAAATCTATGCTCACGCAGCATCCTGCTTTTGCCGATAATCAGGTATTGGGTTATGGCACGGTACTCGTGCGAGGATACCAGTTGTATGTGGTAGGCGGGCAACAGTTTGGTTTAGCCAAGCAAAGCATTTCCCGGAATATTTTATCGCCCCGCGAAATAGAGCTAAGTTTTATTAAAAGTCCTAAGTTTAACCGGATTCCGTTGAGTATTTACCTGAATGGCTTTACCGATACGGGGTATGCCCACGATAAATATTATTCGGCCGAAAACAGTTTTGCCAATCGCTTGTTGCTTTCGGCAGGAATCGGTTTGCACCTTGTTACGTATTACGATAAAGTTGTTACTTTGGAGTATACTTTAACCAACACCGGGCAAACCGGATTTTTTGTGAACACAGGCATTCCATTTTAA
- a CDS encoding RluA family pseudouridine synthase, protein MIFENLLPEESFTESDDLYEHVRIVVDKGQALLRLDKFLMDRLPNVTRNKLQNAIRAESIRVNNEPARVSYRVKPTDIITVTLPDPPRDTDIVAENIPLDIIYEDDDLLLVNKEAGMVVHPAYSNWTGTLVNALTYHLQNLPTGRNGERRPGLVHRIDKDTSGLLVIAKTEYAMSYLARQFFDHSIERTYYALIWGVPKESVGTIRGHIGRSLKDRKIMAVYPNGEQGKSAVTHYQVLQAFNYVTLVKCNLETGRTHQIRAHLKHIGHPLFGDATYGGDKQVYGPKTGSLKSFVDNALDLMPRQALHAKSLGFRHPTSKEIMHFNSELPTDFKNVLEKWERYRGV, encoded by the coding sequence ATGATATTTGAAAACCTTTTGCCCGAAGAAAGTTTCACTGAATCTGATGATTTGTACGAGCACGTACGAATTGTGGTAGATAAAGGGCAGGCGCTATTGCGGTTAGATAAATTTCTAATGGACCGGTTACCGAATGTTACCCGTAATAAACTGCAGAATGCTATTCGGGCTGAATCCATTCGGGTGAATAATGAGCCGGCTAGGGTAAGTTATAGAGTAAAGCCTACTGATATTATTACGGTAACCTTACCAGATCCACCACGCGACACCGATATAGTGGCTGAAAACATTCCACTGGATATTATATATGAAGATGACGATTTACTACTGGTAAATAAAGAAGCAGGCATGGTGGTACATCCGGCTTATAGTAACTGGACGGGTACTCTTGTAAATGCGCTTACTTACCACTTGCAAAATTTGCCAACTGGGAGAAATGGTGAGAGACGACCAGGTTTAGTTCACCGGATTGATAAAGATACTTCTGGCTTGCTAGTTATTGCCAAGACAGAGTATGCCATGTCTTACCTGGCTCGCCAATTTTTTGATCATTCAATTGAACGTACTTACTATGCTTTAATTTGGGGTGTTCCAAAGGAATCTGTGGGCACCATACGTGGCCACATTGGCCGAAGTTTAAAAGACCGTAAAATTATGGCTGTTTATCCTAATGGTGAACAGGGAAAATCAGCTGTAACCCATTATCAGGTATTACAAGCTTTTAACTATGTAACTCTAGTAAAATGTAATCTAGAAACTGGCCGTACGCATCAAATCAGGGCTCACTTAAAGCATATTGGTCATCCCTTGTTCGGTGATGCTACGTATGGTGGCGACAAGCAAGTTTACGGGCCAAAAACGGGTAGTTTGAAATCTTTTGTAGACAATGCCTTAGACTTGATGCCTAGGCAAGCCTTACACGCTAAATCACTTGGATTCCGGCATCCTACCTCTAAAGAAATTATGCATTTTAACTCAGAATTACCTACAGATTTTAAAAATGTATTAGAAAAATGGGAGAGATATAGAGGTGTGTAA
- a CDS encoding OmpH family outer membrane protein has translation MKKYWFFVILLLLLTNVSFAQKFGYVDSEFILSKVPAYNTAQKEIDKLSANWQKDIEGMYQNIDKMYKSYQAEEVLLTEEMKKKRQDEIVEKEKEVKEYQKKIFGFEGSVFKKRQELIKPVQDEVYDAIEKVAKKRQLQIVFDKSSELVMLYTNPVHDYTEYVLEELGLASPEKNTPGARPTNANVETPGSQVQSQDDEVGNTTERATPSKQNPAVRKATNSKAPAKSGQKKK, from the coding sequence ATGAAAAAATATTGGTTTTTCGTTATCTTACTACTTCTTTTAACAAATGTTTCGTTTGCCCAGAAGTTTGGTTACGTAGATTCGGAGTTTATATTAAGTAAAGTACCCGCTTACAATACAGCTCAAAAAGAAATTGATAAGCTTTCGGCTAATTGGCAGAAAGACATTGAAGGCATGTATCAGAATATTGATAAGATGTATAAATCTTACCAGGCGGAAGAAGTGCTGCTGACTGAGGAAATGAAAAAGAAGCGGCAGGACGAGATTGTCGAAAAAGAAAAAGAAGTAAAAGAATACCAAAAGAAAATTTTTGGGTTTGAAGGCTCCGTTTTTAAAAAACGGCAGGAATTAATAAAACCGGTGCAGGATGAAGTATACGATGCTATTGAAAAAGTAGCGAAGAAACGCCAGTTACAGATTGTTTTTGATAAATCCAGCGAATTGGTCATGCTTTATACCAATCCGGTGCACGATTATACCGAGTATGTACTGGAAGAATTAGGGTTGGCTTCGCCGGAGAAAAATACCCCTGGTGCCCGGCCAACCAATGCTAATGTAGAAACTCCCGGCAGCCAAGTACAATCGCAAGACGATGAAGTAGGTAATACTACCGAAAGAGCTACTCCTTCAAAACAAAATCCGGCTGTCCGCAAAGCTACTAATAGCAAAGCGCCAGCTAAATCTGGACAAAAGAAAAAGTAA
- the porG gene encoding type IX secretion system protein PorG, with the protein MSKPVTLKANLMAGFLRAKDENADLPVNTFRQANIKTNLVELSAGLEYNFLDYYNQRRRTRWTPYYFISFAAARFNNKAELQGREKPAESATVLSIPTGIGFKYALSYNWNLGLEVGARKTLAQNGDRLDYLQTKDYAGLSARQLPHTDPYNNDWYFYNGLSLSYTFYKLLCPPAAYK; encoded by the coding sequence ATTTCTAAGCCAGTTACCTTAAAGGCTAATTTAATGGCTGGCTTTTTACGGGCTAAAGATGAAAACGCCGATTTGCCCGTTAATACTTTCCGGCAGGCAAATATTAAAACTAACCTGGTAGAGTTATCGGCTGGGTTAGAATACAACTTTCTCGATTATTATAACCAACGGCGGCGTACCCGCTGGACTCCTTATTACTTTATTAGCTTTGCCGCTGCCCGCTTTAATAATAAAGCCGAATTACAAGGCAGAGAAAAACCCGCCGAAAGTGCTACTGTTCTTTCTATACCTACCGGCATTGGTTTTAAATACGCCTTATCGTATAACTGGAATTTAGGTTTAGAGGTAGGCGCCCGGAAAACCTTGGCTCAGAACGGCGATCGGTTAGATTACCTGCAAACCAAAGATTACGCGGGATTATCTGCTCGCCAACTCCCGCATACCGATCCCTATAATAACGACTGGTACTTCTATAATGGCTTAAGCCTCTCGTATACCTTTTATAAATTGCTTTGTCCACCAGCCGCTTACAAATAA
- the bamA gene encoding outer membrane protein assembly factor BamA, which produces MIKYFWLFLFVLLTTAASAQVNLGNQGAVGELDYNNPKEYRVGGVTVSGAKFLDPNTLISITGLRVGDRIKLPGEDLSKAIHKLWDQGILGNVEVSISKIEGDQVFLDFFLTERPRLSRFDFTGIKKGQADALKDKIKLIRGKVVTDALLSTTKNTVRNYYLEKGYMNAKVNVFQKPDSVLPNSVILNIAVDKGNKVKIEEIAFEGNEAISDKKLRRKMKKTKEKRPYKLFTASKFNRPLYETDKNSVIEYYNSQGFRDATIVSDSVYMRPNGKLAIQIKVDEGRKYFFRNITWTGNYIYDAKQLGSVLGIKEGDVYNKEELSKRLQYNPNGSDVSSLYMDDGYLFFQIDPVEVLVEGDSIDIEMRVREGAQARIKEVTVAGNTKTSDHVILRELYTIPGQKFSRSDLIRSQREIATLGYFDPEQIGMNPIPNQEDGTVDIKYTVTEKPSDQITLSGGWGGPYGIVGTVGLVLNNFSLKKAGDPRNWRPIPGGDGQRLALNIQANGVRYQSYSLSFTEPWLGGRKRNSFSVGINRTVSRVISNGEETQGIRINGGSVSLGRRLSWPDNYFSLSHSLSFNQYISKNYPIFGSYQDGTFNSVSFINTLSRSSIDQLTFPRSGSTLSLSVNLTPPYSLFDPNRDAMKWIEFNKWMFDASFFTALSRKGKLVLNTRAHFGFLGSYRKDQPVGPVERFKLGGSGLGGGNILVGTEYIGLRGYEDESVSPSQTGGVAYNKFVTELRYLVSPNPQATVYVLGFAEAGNNVGSYQQYNPFKLYRSAGIGARIFMAAFGLLGFDYGWGFDKVPAAPNVPSTKPGGMFHFIIGQQIR; this is translated from the coding sequence ATGATTAAATATTTCTGGTTGTTTTTATTTGTTTTACTAACAACCGCTGCATCTGCCCAAGTAAATTTAGGTAACCAAGGCGCCGTAGGGGAACTGGATTACAATAATCCCAAAGAATATCGTGTAGGTGGGGTAACCGTAAGTGGGGCTAAATTTTTAGATCCGAATACACTTATCTCTATAACCGGATTACGCGTAGGTGACCGTATTAAATTACCCGGCGAAGACTTAAGCAAAGCTATCCATAAATTGTGGGACCAAGGTATTCTGGGAAACGTAGAAGTTTCTATTTCCAAAATAGAAGGCGATCAGGTTTTTTTAGATTTTTTCTTAACAGAGCGCCCTCGTTTATCCCGGTTTGACTTTACTGGTATTAAAAAAGGGCAGGCTGATGCCTTAAAGGATAAAATAAAACTGATTCGGGGTAAAGTAGTTACCGATGCATTACTCAGTACAACTAAAAACACCGTGCGGAATTATTACCTCGAAAAAGGGTATATGAACGCCAAAGTAAATGTATTTCAAAAACCAGATTCGGTATTGCCCAATAGTGTTATTTTAAATATTGCGGTAGATAAAGGCAATAAAGTTAAAATTGAAGAAATAGCTTTTGAAGGAAACGAAGCTATCTCGGATAAAAAATTACGCCGCAAAATGAAGAAAACCAAAGAAAAGCGGCCTTATAAACTTTTCACGGCTTCTAAGTTTAACCGGCCTTTATACGAAACCGATAAAAACAGCGTAATTGAATACTACAACTCACAGGGTTTTCGGGATGCTACCATTGTGTCGGATTCGGTGTACATGCGCCCGAATGGCAAATTAGCCATTCAAATTAAAGTAGACGAAGGTCGTAAATACTTTTTCCGAAACATCACCTGGACTGGTAATTACATTTACGATGCCAAGCAATTAGGAAGCGTTTTAGGGATTAAAGAAGGCGATGTATACAATAAAGAAGAACTGAGTAAACGCTTGCAATACAATCCTAATGGAAGTGATGTGTCATCGTTATACATGGACGATGGTTATTTGTTTTTCCAGATTGATCCGGTAGAAGTATTAGTGGAAGGTGATTCTATTGATATTGAAATGCGGGTGCGCGAAGGCGCTCAGGCCCGGATTAAAGAAGTAACCGTAGCCGGTAATACTAAAACCAGTGACCACGTAATTTTACGGGAATTATACACCATTCCGGGGCAGAAATTTAGCCGTTCTGATTTAATACGGTCGCAGCGGGAAATTGCTACCCTGGGTTATTTCGATCCGGAACAAATAGGCATGAATCCTATCCCGAACCAGGAAGATGGCACGGTAGATATTAAATACACCGTAACCGAAAAACCAAGCGACCAGATTACGTTATCCGGTGGTTGGGGTGGCCCGTACGGAATTGTAGGTACGGTAGGTTTAGTACTAAATAACTTTTCCCTGAAAAAAGCCGGTGATCCCCGCAACTGGCGGCCAATTCCGGGTGGCGATGGACAGCGTTTAGCTTTAAATATTCAAGCGAATGGGGTTCGGTATCAATCTTACTCTTTATCCTTTACCGAACCTTGGTTAGGTGGCCGGAAGCGGAATTCGTTTAGTGTAGGAATTAACCGGACAGTATCACGGGTTATCAGTAATGGCGAAGAAACCCAAGGAATTCGGATTAATGGTGGTTCAGTGAGTTTAGGTCGTCGCTTGAGTTGGCCCGATAACTACTTTAGTTTATCGCACTCGTTATCATTCAATCAGTATATTTCTAAAAACTATCCGATTTTTGGAAGTTACCAAGACGGAACCTTTAATAGTGTTTCATTTATTAATACTTTATCGCGGAGTAGTATTGATCAGTTAACCTTTCCGAGAAGTGGATCTACCTTGAGCTTAAGTGTAAATTTAACACCTCCATACTCTTTGTTCGATCCAAATCGGGATGCTATGAAGTGGATAGAGTTTAATAAATGGATGTTTGATGCTTCGTTTTTTACCGCTCTTTCCCGCAAAGGCAAATTGGTATTAAATACCCGGGCGCACTTTGGATTTTTGGGAAGTTATCGCAAAGACCAACCTGTAGGACCAGTAGAACGCTTTAAATTAGGTGGTTCCGGTTTAGGTGGCGGTAATATCTTAGTAGGTACCGAGTATATTGGCTTACGTGGTTATGAAGATGAATCGGTTAGTCCTTCCCAAACGGGTGGAGTAGCTTACAATAAATTTGTAACGGAGCTGCGCTATCTGGTATCGCCTAATCCACAAGCTACGGTTTACGTGTTAGGTTTTGCGGAGGCCGGTAACAACGTAGGTTCTTATCAGCAATACAATCCATTTAAACTTTATCGCTCTGCCGGGATAGGTGCCCGTATTTTTATGGCAGCGTTTGGTTTACTGGGCTTTGATTATGGTTGGGGCTTTGATAAAGTACCAGCAGCACCTAATGTGCCTAGTACAAAACCGGGCGGTATGTTCCACTTTATTATTGGACAGCAAATACGGTAA